A window of Apium graveolens cultivar Ventura chromosome 8, ASM990537v1, whole genome shotgun sequence contains these coding sequences:
- the LOC141680368 gene encoding uncharacterized protein LOC141680368 yields the protein MERSFKLVRLGEDQKTIYPMYFLKGEVIYWWDSVKALEEVQPVTWNRLKELFLEKYYPKYMQKQMEMKFLELKQESMTVLEYEKKFTELSRFVTKYVETDEEKAQRFQQGLEYWIRDRVSMFEIDTYVRVVQKAALIESNGAQSRKERDNKKRKLFYQKERSESGYQHDKNVKRIGFQKGWNAQ from the coding sequence ATGGAGAGATCTTTTAAATTGGTTCGACTAGGGGAAGATCAGAAGACTATTTACCCTATGTATTTCCTAAAAGGGGAAGTGatttattggtgggattcagttaAAGCTTTGGAGGAAGTACAACCAGTTACTTGGAATAGATTGAAGGAATTATTCTTGGAAAAGTATTACCCCAAGTATATGCAGAAGCAGATGGAGATGAAATTCTTAGAATTGAAACAAGAAAGCATGACAGTCTtagaatatgagaagaagtttacagaaTTGTCAAGATTTGTGACCAAGTACGTGGAGACTGATGAGGAGAAGGCTCAGAGATTTCAACAAGGGCTTGAATATTGGATTCGAGATAGAGTGTCGATGTTTGAGATTGATACCTATGTCAGGGTAGTTCAGAAGGCGGCATTGATAGAGAGTAATGGAGCACAATCTAGGAAAGAAAGAGATAACAAGAAAAGAAAATTGTTTTATCAGAAGGAGAGGTCAGAATCAGGATATCAGCATGACAAGAATGTGAAGAGAATTGGATTCCAGAAAGGATGGAATGCCCAATAG